TTTATTATTCCCACTGCCGTTATTTTATCTGTTTTTTATTTCAATGGGGATAGGCATGATTTTATCGGTATTGGTGGTTTATTTCAGAGATATGGTGCATCTTTACGGAGTGTTTCTCTTGGCATTGATGTATGCCTCTCCGATTTTTTACCCGATTTCCGCGTTGCCTCCTTCGGCGGTGATTATTATTAAGTTCAATCCGTTGTACCACATCATGGTGATGTTCCGGGATGTGATGTATTATGGAAATTTGCCATCGTTGAGGGATAATCTTGTTTGTATGGCGTTTACGGCGCTCTCTATGGGGCTTGGCTTGTTCTTCTTTAAAAAGTATCAAGATAATCTTGTTTTAAATATTTAGGAGCGATCTATGACGGAATATGCTATAGAAGTAAATGATGTGACGATGCGCTATAATCTGGCCAGAGAAAAAGTGGACAGCTTAAAAGAGTATTTTGTCAGAAATATAAAAAAGAATAATCAGAGGGACGAGTTCTATGCAGTAAAAAACGTCTCTTTCAAAATAGAAAAAGGTGACTCCTTTGCTATCGTCGGTTCCAATGGATCAGGGAAAAGCACTTTGCTCAAAATGATAGCAGGGATATACAAGCCTACACAAGGGAATATCATTGTTCGGGGAACCATTGCGCCAATGATAGAG
This genomic window from Clostridiales bacterium contains:
- a CDS encoding ABC transporter permease, yielding MRDLKVKYRRSVLGYIWSILNPLLMMLIMSIFFSYMFRYKIDNYPVYLICGQVIYNFYSDSTKLSMNSILHGGALIKKVKLPKYIFPMARTASSFVNMLFSLVAVILVMVITRAPISPTILLFPLPLFYLFFISMGIGMILSVLVVYFRDMVHLYGVFLLALMYASPIFYPISALPPSAVIIIKFNPLYHIMVMFRDVMYYGNLPSLRDNLVCMAFTALSMGLGLFFFKKYQDNLVLNI